A single window of Drosophila suzukii chromosome 3, CBGP_Dsuzu_IsoJpt1.0, whole genome shotgun sequence DNA harbors:
- the LOC139352759 gene encoding uncharacterized protein: MLMRCDDLRAKLLELNLPTAGRKHVLQDRLLAHFGIQYDDDDNDSDGVESVATALDCPVQAAPINRSLFTLKDVEGSVSNFAGTGSPDIDQWIQELEEFALTVQWSQLQLFIYSKQLLSGAAKSFTRSQVNFRNWDSLKAALRGEFAVKISSAEVHRKLSQRAQRKGETLQEYLYALMEIAKPVNLDEESLIEYFVKGVPDAKTNKIMLYQAKTIRDLKEQIEVYKKVRGSYKMPYKNEARVAEAEGSKSFNSKHEFVRKCFKCGDPSHLKKDCKKKDNNNCYRRGQPGHRAAQCKVEVEVKQESNANAVRVENAATKPKSEFTASGLELKLIKSSYAQFKGLVDTGADLCLMRRNIFLKLGNETLTGKEKCLTGIGESQVLTFGSIVIPVEMDNMHMEVEFHVVPDEDMGFDAILGRTVLDIVD; encoded by the coding sequence ATGTTAATGCGATGCGACGATTTGCGCGCAAAGCTACTAGAACTTAATTTACCCACAGCAGGTAGAAAGCACGTTTTACAGGATCGACTTCTAGCTCACTTTGGTATTCAGtacgatgatgatgacaaCGACTCGGATGGAGTCGAATCTGTAGCTACCGCTCTCGATTGTCCAGTGCAGGCAGCGCCTATTAACCGTTCTTTGTTTACACTTAAAGATGTAGAAGGCAGTGTTTCAAATTTTGCAGGTACAGGTAGTCCAGATATAGATCAGTGGATCCAGGAGTTGGAGGAATTCGCTTTGACTGTGCAGTGGAGTCAGCTTCAACTATTCATTTATTCTAAGCAGTTGCTCAGTGGGGCTGCAAAATCGTTCACTCGCAGTCAGGTTAACTTTCGCAACTGGGATTCTCTAAAGGCAGCATTACGTGGCGAATTTGCTGTTAAAATATCATCTGCTGAGGTTCATCGCAAGCTAAGTCAACGTGCACAGAGAAAAGGAGAGACACTTCAGGAATATTTGTATGCTTTGATGGAAATAGCCAAGCCAGTTAACCTAGACGAAGAGAGTTTGATAGAGTATTTTGTGAAGGGAGTTCCAGATGCTAAGACAAACAAAATAATGTTGTATCAGGCGAAAACCATAAGGGATTTGAAGGAGCAGATTGAAGTATACAAGAAGGTTCGCGGCTCATACAAAATGCCCTACAAAAATGAAGCGCGTGTAGCTGAGGCAGAAGGATCCAAAAGCTTCAACTCAAAACACGAGTTTGTACGTAAATGCTTTAAGTGCGGGGATCCGTCCCATTTAAAGAAAGATTGCAAGAAGAAGGATAACAATAATTGTTATCGGCGCGGACAGCCAGGTCATCGTGCTGCACAGTGCAAAGTCGAGGTTGAGGTAAAACAGGAGAGCAATGCTAATGCCGTTCGCGTGGAGAACGCAGCCACTAAGCCAAAAAGCGAGTTTACGGCTTCCGGCCTTGAACTAAAACTTATCAAATCTTCCTACGCTCAATTCAAAGGACTCGTTGACACAGGCGCAGATCTATGCCTAATGCGCAGGAACATTTTCCTCAAGCTGGGCAACGAAACTCTTACCGGAAAAGAAAAGTGTTTGACGGGAATAGGCGAGAGTCAAGTTCTAACTTTTGGGAGCATTGTCATTCCTGTTGAAATGGACAACATGCACATGGAGGTGGAGTTTCACGTGGTTCCAGATGAGGACATGGGCTTCGACGCAATTTTGGGCAGAACTGTCCTGGATATTGTGGACTGA